A window from Littorina saxatilis isolate snail1 linkage group LG9, US_GU_Lsax_2.0, whole genome shotgun sequence encodes these proteins:
- the LOC138976405 gene encoding uncharacterized protein, which translates to MTGTIVKKSELINSNNRGHFFIALALLDGSDIKIIHLFNAHLHETFSLHRTVALKNLIQRQEHFLFTKASKSSFIKLFKPTEQQTKLAETLVFPDQKSTNQSTKRTISEALLKDVQSRSTITAKVVKVSPVKRVKEGGSLAVRALGIADNEGISKLVLFQQNAEKIFEEGDVINCSNLYCKTYRNRKQLTSLASTEIEFVQDDNLLLLDITSSPPQFLEDPDFNTLPPPPLHTVDEVLFTDVYIICTNASCHRKKYQRGTCPNCAGTSSTESSARASLKLSDGKQVTVFEDNLKVLLGEQPIITTNDELLQQIIEALPITFEADIRTNTLSRVVKK; encoded by the exons ATGACTGGAACAATTGTCAAAAAGTCTGAACTCATCAACTCAAACAACAGAGGCCACTTCTTTATTGCACTGGCCTTGCTAGATGGCTCCGACATCAAAATCATCCACCTCTTCAATGCCCATTTGCATGAGACATTTTCGCTTCACAGAACTGTTGCCCTGAAAAATCTAATTCAAAGGCAAGAACACTTTCTCTTCACAAAGGCATCGAAATCATCTTTCATCAAACTTTTCAAACCAACAGAGCAACAGACGAAACTGGCAGAGACCCTTGTATTTCCAGACCAAAAGTCCACAAACCAATCAACAAAGCGTACCATAAGTGAAGCTCTTCTCAAGGACGTCCAGTCAAGATCCACTATCACAGCGAAAGTTGTAAAA GTGTCCCCTGTCAAGCGAGTCAAAGAAGGCGGAAGTCTCGCAGTGCGAGCCCTCGGGATTGCAGACAATGAGGGCATATCGAAATTGGTTCTTTTCCAACAAAATGCGGAAAAAATCTTCGAGGAGGGAGATGTCATCAACTGCTCCAATCTGTACTGCAAAACCTACCGCAACAGAAAACAGCTCACATCTCTTGCGTCTACAGAAATAGAA TTTGTCCAAGATGACAATCTCCTCCTTCTTGACATCACATCATCCCCACCACAGTTTCTGGAAGACCCAGACTTCAACACCTTGCCACCACCGCCACTACACACAGTCGATGAAGTGCTCTTCACTGATGTGTACATCATCTGCACAAACGCCT CATGTCATCGAAAAAAGTACCAAAGAGGAACATGTCCCAACTGTGCTGGAACCTCGTCCACAGAATCGTCAGCAAGAGCATCACTGAAGCTTTCTGATGGTAAGCAGGTGACCGTGTTTGAGGACAACTTGAAAGTTTTGCTGGGGGAACAACCAATCATCACCACAAATGATGAGCTGCTTCAGCAGATCATTGAAGCTCTGCCTATTACATTCGAAGCAGACATCAGAACAAATACACTCAGCAGAGTTGTAAAAAAGTAA
- the LOC138976399 gene encoding tripartite motif-containing protein 54-like, whose protein sequence is MASGSDEVTMDTCAVCLETYTQPKFLPCHHTFCAKCITDLANRHTGGTFPCPSCRKPTSLPEGGVAALQANFYLRKQAENSKEMCKIHNTRELEFYCIRCQEAICINCKMTKHEQHQTEDLPTAIQQKREEIITEKARIQKAEKDLRESLKTTRAEQQAVLDKKAAVEKNIRDRHAVMVAAADKFRDEALDSLNNVSTDIDGDIDTILKQQENNLKELLRIKRQVERASNFVKASDVISVVQELKTGRGSEQALAKLTSHGWKTVCRPVLHFKVTGDVILQKTRDFMGTVTKMEMEVAAPEVRVVKRFPCGQEADIEVFSLCHVDSDPPCVRVSYERRGLKGDAVGIRFSEDGEYIRSSAFVGKVFCKRIAKGILMSESPRVGCITSYSKSRTTAHFRLSNNLSGKADVVNVKVTSSNPLTVEKKTEFSINVGAHRAFDVDETGQFFAVVEEPTFLEMWRKVKLYQRPGGYPVSTYNPPAHLSCFQPSDVCFYKLNGEQVLLVADELNDCIHSVHLPSGKLSKVPFLAQGCPWLIQPTAITVDVSARLWLACRGGTILCMEPVDK, encoded by the coding sequence ATGGCTTCCGGTAGTGATGAAGTTACCATGGACACATGTGCGGTGTGTTTGGAAACGTATACTCAACCCAAATTTCTGCCCTGCCACCACACGTTTTGTGCCAAGTGTATCACGGATCTTGCGAACCGTCACACGGGGGGTACCTTCCCCTGTCCCTCCTGTCGCAAGCCCACTTCTCTGCCTGAAGGGGGAGTGGCCGCCCTGCAGGCCAACTTTTACCTCAGGAAACAGGCAGAGAACAGCAAGGAGATGTGCAAAATCCACAACACGAGAGAGCTGGAGTTTTACTGTATCAGGTGTCAAGAGGCCATCTGTATCAACTGTAAGATGACCAAACACGAGCAGCACCAAACAGAAGACCTACCTACAGCCATCCAACAGAAACGGGAAGAAATAATTACTGAAAAAGCTCGCATACAGAAAGCAGAGAAAGACCTCAGAGAAAGTCTAAAGACAACGAGAGCAGAGCAGCAGGCCGTGCTGGACAAGAAGGCGGCAGTGGAGAAAAACATACGTGACCGACACGCCGTCATGGTGGCCGCTGCCGACAAGTTCAGAGATGAGGCCCTGGACTCGCTTAATAATGTTAGCACAGACATTGATGGTGACATCGACACGATCCTGAAACAGCAAGAAAACAACCTGAAAGAACTCTTGAGAATTAAGCGACAAGTTGAACGTGCCTCGAACTTCGTAAAAGCGAGTGATGTCATCTCTGTTGTCCAAGAGTTGAAGACAGGACGCGGTAGTGAGCAAGCGTTGGCCAAGCTGACGTCACATGGGTGGAAAACTGTCTGTCGTCCCGTCCTCCATTTCAAAGTCACGGGTGACGTCATACTGCAGAAGACACGTGACTTCATGGGCACGGTGACCAAGATGGAGATGGAGGTTGCAGCGCCTGAAGTGAGGGTGGTGAAGCGGTTCCCGTGCGGGCAGGAGGCTGACATTGAGGTCTTTTCTCTCTGTCATGTTGATAGTGACCCACCTTGTGTGAGGGTGTCGTATGAGCGGCGCGGGCTGAAGGGAGACGCTGTGGGAATAAGATTTAGTGAGGATGGGGAGTACATACGAAGTAGTGCCTTTGTCGGAAAAGTGTTTTGCAAAAGGATTGCCAAAGGAATACTAATGTCTGAAAGCCCTCGAGTCGGCTGTATTACCTCATACAGCAAATCACGGACGACTGCACACTTCCGACTGAGCAACAACTTGTCAGGTAAGGCAGACGTCGTCAATGTCAAAGTGACATCGTCAAATCCATTAACGGTAGAAAAGAAAACCGAATTCTCCATCAACGTGGGAGCTCATCGTGCATTCGACGTGGACGAGACAGGACAGTTCTTCGCCGTCGTGGAGGAGCCCACGTTCCTTGAAATGTGGCGCAAAGTGAAACTGTACCAGAGACCGGGAGGTTATCCTGTCAGCACCTACAACCCTCCTGCACATCTCTCTTGCTTCCAGCCGTCCGACGTGTGTTTCTACAAACTAAACGGTGAACAAGTGCTTCTGGTGGCTGATGAGCTCAATGACTGTATTCATTCTGTGCATTTGCCATCTGGTAAACTGTCAAAAGTACCTTTCCTTGCCCAAGGCTGTCCTTGGCTGATCCAACCCACCGCCATCACTGTGGATGTCTCCGCTCGCCTGTGGCTGGCCTGCAGGGGTGGTACCATCCTCTGTATGGAGCCCGTCGATAAGTGA